A part of Liolophura sinensis isolate JHLJ2023 chromosome 1, CUHK_Ljap_v2, whole genome shotgun sequence genomic DNA contains:
- the LOC135471375 gene encoding transcription factor VBP-like: protein MAEGSYYDYQGGIDQGAIPQISNFTGRPETANYDPVGHSKAGPGFYTEQFPGVSGSLNGPEGMISASDMAGVSGQDMSMAQLMMPPSAAEAMYEAHMRGYAIKSEKGMPPTPPGSPDDPKVLPPMGGPQHSHHQLAHSQHAQASLMGHHPPSGHHSAPDQQSQLGSVSQAAMSAMQQHYLAKPVPMRRLSEKRIAQARACINSVTSAMIASDPLGDSAYSAPNPALARALATVQHSQKRPRSEKKPIPNESKDDKYFERRKRNNNAAKKSRDARKSREDEIAIRASYLEKENAVLRAQVATLREEANTLRQMLLQKRSRP from the exons ATGGCCGAAGGATCGTATTATGACTACCAGGGAGGGATAGATCAGGGTGCAATTCCCCAAATTTCGAACTTTACCGGTCGTCCAGAAACAGCAAATTATG ACCCTGTTGGTCACAGCAAAGCTGGTCCTGGATTCTACACAGAGCAGTTCCCCGGAGTGTCTGGGAGCCTTAATGGACCTGAGGGGATGATCAGTGCCTCAGACATGGCTGGTGTGTCGGGTCAGGACATGAGTATGGCGCAGTTGATGATGCCACCATCTGCAGCTGAAGCTATGTACGAGGCCCATATGAGGGGCTATGCCATAAAGAGTGAAAAGGGAATGCCTCCCACCCCACCAG GTAGCCCTGACGATCCTAAGGTATTGCCCCCAATGGGTGGTCCTCAGCACAGCCATCATCAACTCGCCCACAGCCAGCACGCACAAGCCTCCCTGATGGGTCATCACCCCCCATCGGGGCACCACTCGGCCCCTGACCAACAGTCCCAGCTTGGCTCCGTCTCCCAGGCCGCCATGTCAGCCATGCAGCAGCACTACCTGGCTAAACCTGTGCCAATGAGACGGCTGTCCGAAAAGAGGATAGCACAGGCCAGGGCCTGTATCAACTCCGTCACATCGGCCATGATTGCCTCTGATCCCCTGGGAGATTCCGCTTACT CTGCACCTAACCCAGCCTTGGCCAGGGCTTTGGCCACCGTCCAGCATAGCCAGAAACGACCCAGAAGCGAAAAGAAGCCAATCCCTAATGAATCCAAAGATGACAAATACTTTGAACGCAGAAAACGAAACAATAACGCTGCCAAGAAATCCAGAGATGCGCGCAAATCACGTGAAGATGAAATTGCAATCCGTGCCAGCTATCTTGAGAAGGAGAATGCTGTATTGAGAGCTCAAGTGGCCACACTGCGAGAAGAGGCGAACACACTACGTCAAATGCTCTTACAGAAGCGCTCTCGGCCTTGA
- the LOC135481990 gene encoding myosin-2 essential light chain-like has protein sequence MSKISEDQIAEYQETFNLFDTRGDDKIEASQLGNVLRALNQNPTEAEVRKYGPKDPETRISFEQFLPIFQAIGKLKNPLGFEDFVEGFKVFDREQNGCIGCAEIRHLLTSLGERLTEDEVDQLLQGMEDKEGNVNYEEFIRMVMNG, from the exons ATG TCGAAGATCTCTGAGGACCAGATCGCCG AATACCAGGAAACGTTTAACCTGTTTGATACTCGTGGCGATGACAAGATTGAGGCTTCTCAGCTGGGAAATGTCCTGAGGGCTTTGAACCAGAATCCCACAGAGGCAGAAGTGAGGAAGTATGGACCAAAAGACCCAG AAACAAGAATTTCCTTTGAACAGTTTTTGCCAATTTTCCAAGCTATTGGTAAGCTGAAAAACCCTCTTGGATTTGAGGATTTTGTGGAAGGCTTTAAAGTTTTTGACCGGGAACAAAATGGCTGCATTGGATGTGCAGAGATACGACATCTGCTGACATCTTTGG GAGAGAGGCTAACAGAAGATGAAGTAGACCAGTTGTTACAAGGCATGGAAGACAAGGAAGGCAATGTCAATTATGAAG AGTTTATCCGAATGGTTATGAATGGGTGA